Below is a window of Bifidobacterium asteroides DNA.
GGATCGAGTTCCGCGCCCCCGACCCCTCCTGCAACCCCTTCCTGGCCTTCTCGGCCCAGTTGATGGCAGGACTGGACGGCATCCTCAACCACACCGAGCCTCCGGCCCCGATCGACAAGGACCTCTATGAGCTGCCTCCGGAGGAGCACGCCCAGATCAAGCAGGTGCCCGGCTCCCTGGAGGAGGCGCTGAATGCCTTGGAGGAGGACCATGACTTCCTCAGCGAGGGCGATGTCTTCACCGACGACCTTATCCAGACCTGGCTGGACTTGAAGCGCGGCGAGTTGGACCAGACCCGTCTGGCCCCCACCCCTCTGGAGTACGAGCTCTACTTCCACATCTGAGTTCTCATGCCGACTAAGGCTGGCTGACCAGCCAGGTCGCATAGGGCCTGATCCTTCCTGCTGAAAGGCCAGGCCTGTTTGTATTATCACGACCATCGGCATCCGCCAATCGATGGCAACACGCCAGCCCCGGCCTTCCGGCAGCGGTCAGGCCAGAATGAAAGGCAGGTATGAAAAACGGATCCGATGGAGGTGTAGACCGATGCGCTGGCTGCGTGAGTTCATGGAGTTGCCCGTATATCTGCGAGCCATGCTCATCGTGGACCTCATGTGCAACTTCGGCATCGGCCTGGTCATGCCCATCGAGCTGCTCTTTGCCACCCATTCCTTGGGCGCCACCATGAGCGAGGCCGCCCTCCTGGTAACTATCAGCTCGGTGGGATCCCTTATTTCCAATCCCATCATCGGATGGGTCTCTGATCGCCGCTCCTCCTGGCTGGCCATGCATACGGCCATGATCTTTTCGGTCATCGGCCCCCTGATCTTCACCGTGGCCCACAACTACCGGGCAGCAGTGGCGGGAGCCTTCGTCTCGGGCCTGGGGATGGGTATGCAGACCTCCTGGGCAAGCATTCTGACGCAGATCTCCACCCGGGAGCAACACCGGATCGTCTACGGAATAAACCAGGCCGAGCTCAACCTGGGCATCGGCCTTGGAGCGGCCGTGGGCGGACTGCTGGCCGCCGGCGGCCAGGACTTCCTTTACCGCATTGGCTTCGGCGGCAGGGCTCTGGGATTCGTCCTGCTCAGCCTGTCCCTGCTGGTCATCGAACGCCACTGGCGGCTGCGTCGGCTGACGGCTGAACTCAAGGCCAAGGCAGAGCGGGAGGCCGTCCAGGAATCCGCAGGGGCCACGGGCGCTCTGCAGGCTAAGCAGCCGGACAACAAAGAAAGCATGGCCATCAACGGCACCTTCGGAGGGCGAACTAGCTCACTGACCAGGGTGCTGGCCTCCATGGCCCTGCTGACCCTAGGCACCTTCTTCATGGACCTTTTCGGCTACTCTCAGTTTGACGCCGGTCTGGTCACCACCCTGATTTCGGATCCGCACATCCCCCGCTGGTCCCTTTCAGTGGTGGACGTGGTCAACACTTTCTCAGTGGTCATCATGAATATCGTGCTGCTGCCCCGGCTCAAGAACGCCAACCACGTGCGCCTGCTGCGCACCGTGCCGGTCTTCTGGGCTGCAGCCTGGGTGATCATCGTCCTTGGCCTGCGCCTGGATTCCACCCCCGGCGCCCTGAGCATAGCCTCCCTGGGCATCACCATTTTCGGACTGGGCGAGGTCATGATGGGCATCTCCCAGCCGGTGGTGGCCGCCGAGCTAGCCGGACCATCATTTAGCGGACGCATGTTCGGCCTGCTCAACACAGCTGCCTCCCTGGGCTACATCGTAGGACCCATGTTCGCCTCCTACATCCTGGCCGGACATGAGGTCATCCCCTTCCTGGCCATGTGTGCCATTGGCCTGGTCGTGCTGGCAGTGCCCTGGTTCCTGGCCATCCCATCGCGGCAGATCACCAGCCAGAAGAGCCCGGCCGCCATCTAATCTCAGGCAAGGCACGACGCCGGGCAAAACTTCGAAAGGGGCAGATTCGAAAGGCGTCCAAGAAGGCAGATCCGCAGTTGCCAGTCCTCATTTAAAGTCAGTCTTCGCCGGCAGCCCGACGGGCATCGCCAGGCTCCGAACCCGCCATCAAGGTCTTGGCCAGGTCCACAAACCGTTTGGTCAGCGGAGAGTCATCCAGGGATCCATCCGGTCTGAGTACAGCCGGTCGACCGGACTCTCCAGACTCGCGCAGGTCGGTCTGCAGGGGCAGCTGCTCCAGCAGGGGCACCTGATATCCCAGGTCACGGGTCAGCTGGTCGGCCACACGCTGGCCGCCTCCCTGACCGAAGATGCGAAGCCGTTCGCCATTGTGCTCGTACCAGGACATGTTTTCGATCACACCCTGGACTTTAGTGGGCAGCTGCAGGGCCACCAGACCTGAGCGAACAGCCACCTGCGAGGCCGATGGCTGGGGGGTGGTGACCACGATCAGCCGGCTGTTGGGCAGGGCCTGGGCCACGGACAGGGCCATGTCTCCGGTGCCTGGGGCTAGATCCAGCAGAAGCACATCGGGGTCGCCCCACCAGACATCAGAGAGGAACTGTTCCAGCGAGCGCTGCAGGCGCGGACCCCTCCAGAGGATGGCCCGGTCCGACCCGGCGAACATGCCGATGGAGATCAGCTTGACCCCCCAGGCGGTGACCGGCATCAACATGCCATGCAGATTGGTAGGCCGATTGCGCACGCCGAAGAGCCCAGGCAGGGAGAATCCGTAGATGTCCGCGTCAATAGCGGCCGTGTCATAGCCCAGGGCAGCCAAGGTGGCAGCAAGATTGACGGTCACCGAGGACTTGCCCACGCCGCCCTTGCCCGAGGCGATGGCAAAGATGCGGGTGCCCACGCCAGGCTTGGAAAAGGGATTGCTGCGCCGGGCCGCCTTGAGGTCGGCTACCAGGTTGCCCAGCTTCTCCCGGCTCATCGAGGAGACATCGATATGCGGGCGCAGCCGGGCTCGCGGATATGAGGTCACGGTTCCATTGATCTGGTTGGTAATAGTGGTCGACAACGGGCATCCCTTGATGGTCAGCTCCACCCGCACGGTCACCTCGTAGTCGGCTTGGGCATCCCTGGCTGGCTCGACAATGATGTCGGTGATCATGCCCAGATCAGTAATGGATCGGCCCAGTTCCGGATCGATGACCCGACTGAGCCGCTCATAGACCTCCCCCTTGATTCTTCGAGGCAGTTCCTCTAGATTCTGGGTCCCTTCCTTGCCATGCTCTGCTTGTTCCATGCCGTCACCATATCGCGCCCAGCCATCCGCTGCCAGGGCGCGGCTGGTCGGATATTGCGAATGTCACAATCAGCCTTGTGCTGGGTTGGGATCGCCGGTATCAAGCAAGCGATGGAAGCCCGCCTCGTCCAGGATCGGCAGGCCCAGACTCTCAGCCTTGTCAGCCTTGGAGCCCGGGTTGGCACCCACAACCACATAGGTGGTCCTTTTACTGACGGATCCGGAGGCCTTGCCGCCGCGCTCCACGATGGCCTCCTTGGCAGAGTCCCTGGAGAAGTCCTCCAGGCTGCCGGTGACCACCACGGTCATGCCTTTCAGGGTCTGCGGCTTGGTGCTGCGTTCGACGTGAGCACCCACCCCGGCGGCCTGCCAGGAATCCAGGATGCGCCCGCGCCAGTCGTTGGGCTGTCGGGCGCCCTGGAACCAGTCGTGGATGGAGTGCGCGATCTCGGGGCCCACGCCGTCCAGCTCGGACAAGTCCTCCACGCTGGCCTCCTCCACCGCCTCGAGAGACGGGAAGCGGGTGGCTATGGCCCGGGCCGAGGTCGGTCCCAGGTGCCGGATGGATAGGGCCACCAGAACCCTCCACAGGTCGGCATGCCTGGCCTTGTCGATCTCTTCGAGCATCTGCAGGGTGTTCCTGGAGGGTTGGGCATCAGCACTGCCCAGTGCAGCCTCCT
It encodes the following:
- a CDS encoding MFS transporter, giving the protein MRWLREFMELPVYLRAMLIVDLMCNFGIGLVMPIELLFATHSLGATMSEAALLVTISSVGSLISNPIIGWVSDRRSSWLAMHTAMIFSVIGPLIFTVAHNYRAAVAGAFVSGLGMGMQTSWASILTQISTREQHRIVYGINQAELNLGIGLGAAVGGLLAAGGQDFLYRIGFGGRALGFVLLSLSLLVIERHWRLRRLTAELKAKAEREAVQESAGATGALQAKQPDNKESMAINGTFGGRTSSLTRVLASMALLTLGTFFMDLFGYSQFDAGLVTTLISDPHIPRWSLSVVDVVNTFSVVIMNIVLLPRLKNANHVRLLRTVPVFWAAAWVIIVLGLRLDSTPGALSIASLGITIFGLGEVMMGISQPVVAAELAGPSFSGRMFGLLNTAASLGYIVGPMFASYILAGHEVIPFLAMCAIGLVVLAVPWFLAIPSRQITSQKSPAAI
- a CDS encoding Mrp/NBP35 family ATP-binding protein; translated protein: MEQAEHGKEGTQNLEELPRRIKGEVYERLSRVIDPELGRSITDLGMITDIIVEPARDAQADYEVTVRVELTIKGCPLSTTITNQINGTVTSYPRARLRPHIDVSSMSREKLGNLVADLKAARRSNPFSKPGVGTRIFAIASGKGGVGKSSVTVNLAATLAALGYDTAAIDADIYGFSLPGLFGVRNRPTNLHGMLMPVTAWGVKLISIGMFAGSDRAILWRGPRLQRSLEQFLSDVWWGDPDVLLLDLAPGTGDMALSVAQALPNSRLIVVTTPQPSASQVAVRSGLVALQLPTKVQGVIENMSWYEHNGERLRIFGQGGGQRVADQLTRDLGYQVPLLEQLPLQTDLRESGESGRPAVLRPDGSLDDSPLTKRFVDLAKTLMAGSEPGDARRAAGED